A single window of Candidatus Glassbacteria bacterium DNA harbors:
- a CDS encoding alkaline phosphatase has product MGKSSPLPETEKTGGSQSIPEVVMSRIFTLIVSAVLFAGSLAAELPYNAMGELTGEVGPGSAILQTRLTAVTGPDSSGDYAGAEAWARFEISRREDFSSSRTTAWRHASADRDYIVKETVSSLAPETRYFYRVQISSNPAGAEVRLGARNTFRTAPERDAVRDVLFTVTTSHHHANRESEEGFDAYRAMARLQPEFNFLTGDDVYYDTDPPVARDVAGMRFHWRRMFGMPLLKKFYSMVPGYWQKDDHDYRFDDADPFMPPREGGSPSDEEGRMVFLEQTPVPVPTHRRVRWGRAVEFWLPEGRDYRSPNSMPDGPGKTLWGVQQRRWLEETIAASDAMFKVLLSPTGLVGPDRGNKRDSHANRNGFFSEGQEFLGRLKAQGVKNFFIVNGDRHWKYHSVHIPTGYEEFCCGALTDGASVQDPDYADELAERKWHLGNGGFLAVRVLAEDADVPEMVFEFYEEDGNLVHTVRRQLE; this is encoded by the coding sequence ATGGGCAAGTCGAGTCCGCTGCCTGAAACCGAAAAAACAGGTGGTTCTCAAAGTATTCCGGAGGTCGTGATGAGCCGAATCTTTACTTTAATCGTGTCGGCGGTGCTGTTTGCGGGTTCTCTTGCCGCCGAACTGCCGTATAACGCAATGGGGGAGCTGACCGGCGAGGTCGGGCCGGGCTCGGCGATTTTGCAGACACGGTTGACCGCCGTGACCGGCCCGGACAGTTCCGGCGATTATGCGGGGGCCGAGGCCTGGGCCAGGTTCGAGATTTCCCGGCGCGAGGATTTTTCCTCTTCCCGGACCACCGCCTGGCGGCATGCCTCGGCCGACAGGGATTATATCGTCAAGGAGACTGTCAGCTCCCTGGCCCCGGAAACCCGGTATTTCTACCGGGTGCAGATAAGCTCGAACCCCGCCGGCGCGGAAGTGCGTCTGGGAGCGCGCAACACGTTCCGTACCGCGCCGGAGAGGGACGCCGTGCGCGACGTCCTGTTCACGGTCACCACCAGCCACCATCACGCCAACCGGGAAAGCGAGGAGGGTTTCGACGCCTACCGCGCCATGGCGCGACTCCAGCCGGAGTTCAACTTCCTCACCGGCGATGACGTCTATTACGACACCGACCCGCCGGTGGCGCGCGATGTTGCCGGCATGCGGTTTCACTGGCGCAGGATGTTCGGCATGCCGCTGCTGAAGAAATTCTATTCGATGGTGCCCGGTTACTGGCAGAAGGACGACCACGACTACCGGTTCGATGACGCCGATCCGTTCATGCCGCCCCGCGAGGGAGGCTCTCCAAGCGATGAGGAAGGCCGGATGGTGTTCTTGGAGCAGACGCCTGTGCCTGTGCCCACCCACCGCCGGGTGCGCTGGGGCAGGGCGGTGGAGTTCTGGCTGCCCGAGGGCCGCGATTACCGCAGTCCGAACAGCATGCCCGACGGGCCGGGGAAAACGCTGTGGGGAGTTCAGCAGCGACGGTGGCTCGAGGAAACTATCGCCGCCAGCGACGCGATGTTCAAGGTTCTGCTCTCACCCACCGGGCTGGTCGGCCCCGACCGCGGCAACAAGCGAGACAGCCACGCCAACCGCAACGGCTTCTTTAGCGAGGGCCAGGAGTTCCTGGGCCGGCTGAAAGCGCAGGGGGTCAAAAACTTCTTCATCGTCAACGGGGACCGGCACTGGAAATACCACTCCGTGCATATTCCAACGGGCTACGAGGAGTTCTGCTGCGGCGCCCTCACCGATGGGGCCAGCGTGCAGGACCCGGACTACGCCGACGAGCTTGCCGAGAGGAAATGGCACCTGGGCAACGGCGGTTTCCTGGCCGTGCGTGTGCTGGCCGAGGACGCGGACGTGCCGGAGATGGTGTTCGAGTTTTACGAAGAGGACGGCAACTTGGTCCATACCGTGCGGCGGCAACTGGAGTAG
- a CDS encoding aminoglycoside phosphotransferase family protein: MENDLAALARAAAAHLETDADGLKLRRCTTGKYNTTWFVEGADRPLVLRVAPPDIREQNLFYEHRMMRQEPGIHRAILEGAGVPVPEILAADFSRGLLDRDFLLMERMPGTPLSEATGIGRRELDRLLGELGQALRRVHGFHARRYGYLGEHEPAPSADNWTDAFAVMWGYLLTDISGCGGYSLAEADALRRLLDTNLDKFTRSEPSSLLHMDIWAQNVMTGPEGELLGLLDWDRALWGDVEIEFAVLDYCGISEPSFWEGYGSRRENDSDAQVRQAFYLLYELQKYIFIRRVRGGNPALADNYRRQSLQLAGQLGLEL, encoded by the coding sequence ATGGAAAACGACCTGGCTGCCCTTGCCCGGGCCGCGGCGGCGCACCTGGAGACCGACGCGGACGGACTCAAGCTCCGGCGCTGCACGACCGGCAAATACAACACGACCTGGTTTGTCGAGGGAGCGGACCGGCCGCTCGTGCTGAGAGTCGCCCCGCCGGATATCCGCGAACAGAACCTGTTTTACGAGCACCGGATGATGCGCCAGGAGCCGGGTATCCACCGGGCGATCCTGGAAGGTGCCGGCGTCCCTGTACCCGAAATCCTGGCCGCTGATTTCAGCCGCGGGCTGCTGGACAGGGATTTCCTGCTGATGGAGCGGATGCCGGGTACTCCATTGTCGGAAGCCACGGGGATCGGCCGGCGGGAACTCGACAGGCTGCTGGGCGAACTCGGCCAGGCCCTGCGCCGGGTGCACGGTTTCCACGCCCGGCGCTACGGTTATCTCGGCGAACACGAGCCGGCCCCGTCGGCTGACAACTGGACCGACGCTTTCGCAGTGATGTGGGGTTATTTGCTGACTGATATTTCCGGCTGCGGCGGGTATTCACTGGCAGAGGCCGACGCCCTGCGCCGTCTGCTGGATACCAACCTCGATAAGTTCACCCGCTCCGAACCCTCATCCCTGCTGCATATGGACATCTGGGCCCAGAATGTCATGACCGGCCCCGAAGGCGAACTGCTGGGCCTGCTGGACTGGGACCGGGCCTTGTGGGGTGACGTGGAGATCGAGTTCGCGGTGCTGGATTACTGCGGAATCAGCGAGCCATCGTTTTGGGAGGGCTACGGCAGCCGCCGGGAAAACGACAGCGACGCTCAGGTCCGCCAGGCGTTTTACCTGCTCTACGAGCTGCAAAAATATATTTTCATCCGCCGGGTCCGCGGCGGGAATCCCGCGCTGGCCGACAACTACCGGCGTCAGTCGCTACAGCTTGCCGGCCAGCTCGGTCTCGAATTATAG
- a CDS encoding FAD-dependent oxidoreductase yields MSLALLAVLTVLLACGRPASESRGDGDYYDIVVYGGTSGGVIAAVQAASEGKSVVLIEPGSHLGGLTTGGLGATDIGNKGAIGGRSRDFYRRIADHYRKDESWVYEQKEDYRSNRGNDVDAEFMWTFEPHVAEDIINELLREADVPVVFGERLDLSGGVSKDGARIVSIRTGSGRVFSGGMFIDATYEGDLLALAGVSYTVGRESNAAYGETLNGVQTANAVYHTFDLPVSPYVIADDPNSGLLPGIDPAGPGEEGSGDRRVQAYNFRMCLSDVPENQVKFEKPAGYDSLVYEPLFRYFEAGYDGVPWSPTMMPNRKTDTNNRQGFSTDYIGYNYTYPEADYATRERLISEHEQYQKGLMWTLAYHPRVPEKVRNEVSRWGLAADEFTDNGNWPHQIYVREARRMVSDYVMTQHNCQGREVAGDPVSLAAYTMDSHNVQRYVTADGWLKNEGDVQVGGFEPYPISYRSIVPSKSECTNLLVPVCLSASHIAFGSIRMEPVFMVLGQSAATAAGLALDNGVAVQDIDYQTLRTKLLADGQHLEWDPARN; encoded by the coding sequence ATGAGCCTGGCATTACTTGCAGTCCTGACAGTGCTGCTTGCCTGCGGCAGGCCCGCCAGTGAGTCCCGTGGCGATGGCGACTATTACGACATCGTGGTCTACGGGGGCACCTCCGGCGGCGTGATCGCGGCGGTGCAGGCGGCCTCCGAGGGCAAGAGCGTGGTCCTGATCGAACCCGGCAGCCACCTGGGCGGACTGACCACCGGCGGCCTCGGCGCCACCGATATCGGCAACAAGGGAGCTATCGGCGGCCGCTCCCGCGATTTCTACCGCAGGATCGCCGACCACTACCGCAAGGACGAATCCTGGGTTTACGAACAGAAAGAGGACTACCGCAGCAACCGCGGCAACGATGTGGACGCGGAGTTCATGTGGACCTTCGAGCCGCACGTGGCCGAGGATATCATCAACGAGCTGCTGCGCGAGGCGGATGTGCCGGTCGTCTTCGGTGAGCGTCTCGACCTCTCCGGCGGCGTCAGCAAGGACGGCGCCCGGATCGTCTCCATCAGAACCGGGAGCGGACGGGTGTTCAGCGGCGGAATGTTTATCGACGCCACCTACGAGGGTGACCTGCTGGCCCTTGCCGGCGTGAGCTATACAGTGGGACGCGAATCTAACGCGGCCTACGGTGAAACACTCAACGGGGTGCAGACCGCCAACGCCGTGTACCACACCTTCGATCTGCCTGTCAGCCCGTATGTAATCGCCGACGACCCGAACAGCGGGCTCCTGCCCGGAATCGACCCCGCCGGGCCGGGCGAGGAAGGCAGCGGCGACCGTCGCGTCCAGGCATACAACTTCAGGATGTGCCTGTCCGATGTCCCGGAGAACCAGGTGAAGTTCGAAAAACCCGCCGGCTACGACAGCCTGGTCTACGAGCCGCTGTTCCGCTATTTCGAGGCGGGCTACGACGGGGTCCCCTGGTCGCCCACCATGATGCCCAACCGCAAGACAGACACGAACAACCGCCAGGGGTTCAGCACGGATTATATCGGCTATAATTACACATACCCCGAGGCAGATTACGCCACCCGCGAGCGGTTGATCTCTGAACACGAGCAGTACCAGAAAGGCTTAATGTGGACGCTGGCTTACCATCCCCGCGTGCCGGAAAAAGTACGTAACGAGGTTTCGCGCTGGGGGCTGGCCGCCGACGAGTTCACCGACAACGGCAACTGGCCGCACCAGATCTACGTGCGCGAGGCCCGCAGGATGGTGTCCGATTACGTCATGACCCAGCATAATTGCCAGGGCCGCGAGGTCGCCGGCGACCCGGTGAGTCTGGCAGCTTACACCATGGACAGCCACAACGTCCAGCGCTACGTAACCGCCGACGGCTGGCTCAAGAACGAGGGCGACGTGCAGGTGGGCGGGTTCGAACCCTACCCGATCTCCTATCGCTCGATTGTACCCAGCAAGAGTGAGTGCACCAACCTGCTGGTGCCGGTCTGCCTCTCGGCCAGCCATATCGCGTTCGGGTCGATCAGGATGGAGCCGGTGTTCATGGTGCTGGGCCAGAGCGCCGCCACCGCTGCGGGCCTGGCGCTGGATAACGGGGTTGCCGTGCAGGATATCGATTATCAGACTCTGCGCACAAAGCTGCTTGCCGACGGCCAGCACCTGGAGTGGGACCCGGCCCGGAACTGA
- a CDS encoding family 20 glycosylhydrolase, which produces MTEKIKTIWLSCMVSFLLPVASYAQQTALWREGINVIPSPQEALPGNGEYSFDGTVTIKIEGTAGGDESFTARDLAARLNSDFGIEAVVGEGDSPGGIVLLNSGGQSWKTGQGYTLEAGPDGIRIEADGAAGLFYGTRTLLQMVKPGRDGYELRSVSITDKPDIPIRAVHYDTKHHQDRMEYLKDFIRDLADYKINMLIWEWEDKFAYVSHPEIGAPGAFTADEIRELTRYAADYHVQLVPLIQGLGHVSYILKWPRNTHLREIPASNWEFCPLKEGAYELLFDLWREAMEATPGVEYLHIGSDETFELGRGPDCACGEHVDRLGRYSFYMQFVNRCAEYIVSRGRKFIAWTPEYRPEEKIKPLKSGPLMAEYLDLEIARKGLADGYTHWVYTLNPGLEEPFLPYFYRESRHPGTTLENAYETLTTASRSGLYEGMIVASWDASGLHNQVWMMRFVNAAEYAWSGSGPSLEEFIDKYFTNYYGSAAHDVKELFELLNRASYYFMDSFERKVWHWGEIGRTHLPDLPRGDAIEYDPFWNTENAEMVARSRKQLPLMRRAETICRQNIAAGVRHAYDMEVFASIAGLIAHNARTYLALSELENTITRAHKQRFVSHQAVHSALLEAARIVERNLADRKSSFGNLVNVWEKSRVPKGMDTAEKKYFHRQDRGRNFANRRPDMSYLICDEQLLGLEDYLASLRGYADCYARTYLAD; this is translated from the coding sequence ATGACGGAGAAAATAAAAACGATTTGGCTGAGCTGCATGGTGTCGTTTCTCCTTCCGGTGGCAAGCTACGCTCAGCAGACCGCCCTGTGGCGCGAGGGGATCAATGTTATTCCGTCTCCGCAGGAAGCGCTGCCGGGAAATGGGGAGTACAGCTTCGATGGTACAGTGACCATCAAGATCGAGGGTACGGCCGGCGGCGACGAATCATTTACCGCCAGGGATCTGGCCGCCAGGCTCAACAGCGATTTCGGCATCGAGGCGGTAGTGGGCGAGGGCGATAGCCCGGGCGGGATAGTGCTGCTAAACAGCGGCGGACAGTCCTGGAAAACCGGCCAGGGATACACGCTGGAGGCCGGACCCGATGGGATCAGGATCGAAGCGGACGGCGCCGCGGGGCTGTTCTACGGAACCAGGACCCTGTTGCAAATGGTGAAGCCCGGCAGGGACGGCTACGAACTCCGGAGCGTGAGCATAACCGACAAGCCGGATATTCCGATCAGGGCGGTTCATTACGATACCAAACACCACCAGGACCGCATGGAATACCTGAAGGACTTCATCCGCGATCTGGCCGACTACAAAATCAACATGCTGATCTGGGAGTGGGAAGATAAGTTCGCTTATGTCAGCCACCCGGAAATCGGCGCACCGGGCGCGTTTACCGCGGATGAGATCAGGGAGCTGACCCGCTACGCGGCTGACTATCACGTCCAGCTCGTTCCGCTGATCCAGGGTCTGGGCCATGTCAGCTACATACTCAAATGGCCGCGGAACACTCACCTTCGCGAAATCCCTGCGTCAAACTGGGAGTTCTGTCCGCTTAAAGAGGGCGCCTACGAGCTGCTGTTCGATCTCTGGCGGGAGGCGATGGAGGCTACTCCGGGGGTGGAGTACCTGCATATCGGCTCAGATGAGACTTTCGAGCTGGGCCGCGGGCCGGACTGCGCCTGCGGTGAGCACGTGGACAGGCTGGGACGCTATTCGTTCTACATGCAGTTCGTCAACCGCTGTGCTGAGTATATCGTCAGCAGGGGACGCAAGTTTATTGCCTGGACCCCGGAGTACAGGCCCGAGGAAAAGATCAAGCCGCTGAAAAGCGGCCCGCTGATGGCCGAATACCTCGATCTGGAGATCGCGCGGAAGGGGCTGGCCGACGGGTACACGCACTGGGTTTACACTCTCAACCCCGGGCTGGAGGAACCGTTTCTGCCGTATTTCTACCGCGAGAGCCGTCACCCGGGCACCACGCTGGAAAACGCCTACGAGACATTGACCACTGCATCGCGCTCGGGTTTGTACGAGGGCATGATCGTGGCCAGTTGGGATGCCTCCGGCCTGCACAACCAGGTGTGGATGATGCGGTTCGTCAACGCGGCCGAGTACGCCTGGAGCGGCAGCGGGCCGTCGTTGGAGGAGTTTATCGACAAGTATTTCACAAACTACTACGGGTCCGCCGCGCACGACGTGAAGGAGTTGTTCGAGCTGCTCAACCGGGCCAGCTACTATTTCATGGACTCCTTCGAGCGCAAGGTCTGGCACTGGGGTGAAATCGGCAGAACCCACCTGCCCGACCTGCCGCGGGGCGACGCCATCGAATACGACCCGTTCTGGAACACGGAAAACGCGGAGATGGTCGCCCGCTCGCGGAAGCAGTTGCCCCTGATGCGCAGAGCGGAGACGATCTGCCGCCAGAACATCGCCGCCGGTGTCAGGCACGCTTACGACATGGAGGTGTTCGCATCCATCGCCGGCCTGATCGCCCACAACGCCCGGACATACCTGGCGCTCTCCGAACTGGAGAATACTATCACCCGGGCCCACAAGCAGCGTTTCGTCAGCCACCAGGCCGTCCACTCGGCGCTGCTGGAGGCCGCCCGGATCGTGGAGCGCAACCTCGCTGACCGGAAGAGTTCGTTCGGCAACCTCGTGAATGTGTGGGAAAAATCCAGGGTGCCCAAGGGGATGGACACGGCGGAAAAGAAGTATTTCCACCGTCAGGACCGGGGCAGGAATTTCGCCAACCGGCGGCCGGACATGAGTTACCTGATCTGCGACGAACAGCTGCTGGGGCTGGAAGATTACCTGGCTTCCCTGCGCGGGTACGCAGACTGTTACGCACGCACTTACCTGGCAGACTGA
- a CDS encoding DUF362 domain-containing protein, producing the protein MNARKNIGRRDFIRTSAAALAAASLTGRGELRAAAESKSRVVRVHSSEATRPWDYSANAPWDHTVEPRDGKPGKIAERYFDYINDEVVDSMLERGLRELTGSGTATEALRKLMPGVAPGRKITIKLNLNNATYDPEITNNRMDQTMPLVNSVIGLLHDGLGIEQENLTILDASRWAHPVIMKGRCRFPQVNWIDSTVPVPDRWDKSETVTFTRDEPLPGGAFWMPKAYTGADHIINMFLMKNHGCGITGAMKNHFGSIPSPKKLHEGLGDKSYIADLCNTPSIRDKVRLNLADALFANWHNNVWCPRPWNTFPEQSPNSLLMAADPVAIDSVMLDHIAEEIDTQGDNAPAWVRDCLNHHYFLEYAMTEHGLGVFERKPYKRIEYKVVEI; encoded by the coding sequence ATGAACGCCAGGAAAAATATCGGCAGGAGAGATTTTATCAGGACTTCGGCGGCCGCCCTCGCGGCGGCATCGCTGACAGGCCGTGGCGAGCTGCGGGCCGCGGCGGAGAGCAAATCCCGCGTAGTCCGCGTGCACAGCTCCGAGGCCACCAGGCCCTGGGACTACAGCGCCAACGCTCCCTGGGATCACACCGTGGAGCCGCGTGACGGCAAGCCGGGAAAGATCGCCGAGCGGTATTTCGACTATATCAACGACGAGGTGGTCGATTCCATGCTCGAGCGCGGGCTGCGCGAACTGACCGGCAGCGGAACGGCCACGGAAGCCCTGCGCAAGCTGATGCCGGGAGTGGCGCCGGGCCGGAAAATCACGATCAAGCTCAACCTGAACAACGCAACCTACGATCCGGAAATCACCAACAACCGGATGGACCAGACCATGCCGCTGGTCAACTCCGTGATCGGTCTGCTGCACGACGGGCTGGGGATCGAGCAGGAGAACCTCACCATTCTCGACGCCTCGCGCTGGGCCCACCCGGTAATAATGAAAGGCCGCTGCCGTTTTCCTCAGGTCAACTGGATCGATTCCACCGTACCCGTACCCGACCGGTGGGACAAGTCGGAAACGGTGACCTTCACCAGGGACGAGCCGCTTCCCGGCGGCGCTTTCTGGATGCCGAAAGCTTACACCGGCGCCGACCACATCATCAACATGTTCCTGATGAAAAACCACGGCTGCGGGATCACCGGCGCGATGAAGAACCATTTCGGCTCCATCCCCTCGCCCAAGAAACTCCACGAGGGCCTGGGCGACAAATCATACATCGCCGACCTGTGCAACACGCCCAGTATCCGCGACAAGGTGCGGCTCAACCTGGCCGACGCCCTGTTCGCCAACTGGCACAACAACGTCTGGTGCCCCCGTCCCTGGAACACGTTCCCCGAGCAGTCGCCGAATTCACTGCTGATGGCCGCGGACCCGGTGGCGATCGACTCGGTGATGCTGGACCATATCGCCGAGGAAATCGACACACAGGGAGACAACGCCCCGGCCTGGGTGCGCGACTGCCTGAACCACCACTACTTCCTCGAGTACGCCATGACCGAGCACGGCCTGGGCGTGTTCGAGCGCAAGCCGTACAAACGGATCGAATACAAAGTGGTGGAAATCTGA
- a CDS encoding MFS transporter: MALSRNDELRKWQIRIFATAWITYFSYYLCRYNMTLAKTPFSEAFSFSASEFGQVFSMLTIFYAVGQFVNGQLGDRFGARTISTIGALGSAVMNLCVFALVMIASPAQADRGSVLRFLLIFWGANGFFQAMGWPPLVRLMAFWFPVSARGKVMGLWGTCLHFGAAASVLLATFLTGYYVQSLSGDWRMVFLVPSLILFTIGILFLILIRNDPLQLGLPSVGAEEPGEEKSGAGNGRRTIYRNVILTLSNPYLWVIAVAFFLLDANRYGFVNWMPAYLDAHADGEAGTLMANFKKIMKLCIHPLAGAVGAFTAGWATDRFFGGRRAPVIVVLLTLLGVFSLTFAYIDPNNTVLVVVVVALVGYCTYGPHMLMVGHAAQDFGKKEGAAGAAGFIDAMGYFGATVAGWGAGALIDRAGYKVTFATFGSTVFLAAALVAVLWKVGPRSVRERGRQV, translated from the coding sequence ATGGCCTTGAGCAGGAATGACGAACTCAGGAAATGGCAGATAAGGATCTTCGCCACAGCCTGGATCACTTATTTCTCGTACTACCTCTGCCGCTACAATATGACACTGGCCAAGACTCCTTTCTCGGAAGCCTTCTCTTTCAGCGCGAGCGAGTTCGGCCAGGTGTTTTCGATGCTCACCATTTTCTACGCCGTGGGCCAGTTTGTTAACGGCCAGCTCGGAGACCGTTTCGGCGCGCGGACTATCTCCACCATCGGCGCCCTGGGCTCGGCGGTAATGAACCTCTGTGTTTTTGCTCTCGTCATGATCGCCTCACCTGCCCAGGCGGACCGGGGCAGCGTGCTGCGCTTCCTGCTGATCTTCTGGGGAGCGAACGGATTTTTCCAGGCGATGGGCTGGCCGCCGCTGGTGAGGCTGATGGCCTTCTGGTTCCCGGTCTCCGCGCGGGGAAAGGTAATGGGACTCTGGGGCACTTGCCTCCATTTCGGCGCCGCTGCGTCAGTTTTGCTGGCCACTTTTCTTACCGGCTATTACGTACAGAGCTTAAGCGGCGACTGGAGAATGGTCTTCCTGGTTCCCTCACTGATCCTTTTCACCATCGGTATCCTTTTCCTGATACTGATCAGGAACGACCCTTTGCAGCTCGGGCTCCCCTCTGTTGGTGCAGAAGAGCCGGGAGAGGAAAAAAGCGGCGCCGGGAACGGAAGGCGGACTATTTACCGGAACGTAATCCTGACTCTGAGTAATCCATATCTCTGGGTAATTGCTGTTGCATTTTTCCTGCTGGATGCGAACCGCTACGGATTCGTCAACTGGATGCCCGCCTACCTGGATGCGCACGCCGATGGTGAAGCGGGTACGCTGATGGCGAATTTCAAGAAGATCATGAAACTTTGCATTCACCCCCTCGCAGGGGCGGTTGGGGCGTTCACGGCCGGGTGGGCCACGGACCGGTTTTTCGGTGGCCGGAGAGCACCGGTGATTGTGGTGCTGCTTACACTGCTCGGGGTATTCTCGCTGACTTTCGCCTATATCGATCCCAATAATACTGTTCTGGTAGTAGTGGTCGTTGCCCTGGTGGGCTATTGCACTTACGGGCCTCACATGCTGATGGTCGGCCACGCGGCGCAGGACTTCGGGAAAAAGGAAGGAGCCGCCGGGGCGGCCGGTTTTATCGATGCAATGGGCTATTTCGGCGCAACAGTTGCCGGATGGGGGGCTGGAGCACTGATCGACAGGGCGGGCTACAAGGTGACTTTTGCCACATTCGGCTCCACGGTATTCCTGGCCGCGGCCCTGGTCGCCGTGCTCTGGAAGGTCGGGCCCCGCTCAGTCAGGGAGCGGGGGAGACAGGTTTGA